A region from the Bactrocera dorsalis isolate Fly_Bdor chromosome 1, ASM2337382v1, whole genome shotgun sequence genome encodes:
- the LOC105225932 gene encoding uncharacterized protein LOC105225932 isoform X1, with the protein MLAYPIPGKKFILDTDASAYGIGGVLSQLIDGQERVIGYYSRVLGKPEKNYCVTLKELLAVVECVKHFHKYLYGQRFLLRTDHAALKWLLQFKNPEGQIARWIERLQNYDFETEHRKGIHHKNADALSRRPCPLECKHCSKSEGKEGIIDVRLLNIEPEEVQRGIPFERVTMDVAGPFPTSTAGNKYLRVVMDYFSKWPEVYALPNQEAKTVAEAFVEKWITRFGVPVELHSDQGRNFESSIFQEVCTLLGIHKTRTTALHRRIALCSCNFQTQYSRRTRLHQREVRQRNQSVLKVNCYSVDELLN; encoded by the coding sequence atgttagcttatccaatacctggaaagaaattcatcctggatacagatgcgagcgcttatggaattggaggtgtcctgtctcagctcatcgacggacaagaaagagtaattgggtattacagcagagtgctcgggaaaccagagaaaaactactgtgtgacgctaaaagaactactagccgtggtggaatgtgtaaaacatttccacaagtatttgtatggacaacgattcttgctgaggactgatcatgcagcattaaaatggttattacagtttaagaatccggaaggccaaattgcacgatggatcgaaagactacagaattacgacttcgaaacggaacatcgaaaggggattcaccacaaaaatgcggatgccttatcacgtcgcccttgtccactggaatgtaaacattgctccaaatcagaaggaaaagaaggtataatcgacgtgcgattactgaatatagaacctgaagaagtacaacgtgggataccatttgaacgagtcacgatggatgttgcaggtccgttcccaaccagtacggccggaaacaaatatctacgggttgtcatggactatttcagtaaatggccagaagtatacgccttaccaaaccaagaagcgaagacagtagccgaagcgtttgtagaaaagtggataacaaggttcggagtgcccgtcgaattacactcagatcaaggcaggaatttcgaatcttccattttccaagaagtctgtacattattgggcatccacaagacacggacaacagcgttacaccgccgtatagcattatgttcttgtaatttccagacgcaatattctagaaggacacgtctgcatcagcgagaagtgcgccaacgtaatcaatcagtgctaaaagtaaactgttatagtgtagacgagttgttgaattga